The following DNA comes from Metopolophium dirhodum isolate CAU chromosome 8, ASM1992520v1, whole genome shotgun sequence.
ttacctatagcctataggaaATCTCTTAGTAGaacattcaaatataaaatgataatatggcGACAATATGATGGGCAAAACTAAATGTATGAGTTACAATgttaatatcttaaaaataagtCTGAGCTGTCGCTGCAGGTTATATGACATAAATTATCACTATATTTCATTGAGTTATAGAGTTATATaagatttttcatttaaataaaaagggtATTCGtaggattaatatttaataataatatacttactataatttgtagttatcatattttctttaaaaaaaacatgtttataaATTTCTTAATAGGAAATCTCTTAGTAGaacattcaaatataaaatgataatattgcgACAATATGATGGGCAAAACTAAATGTATGAGTTACAATgttaatatcttaaaaataagtCTGAGCTGTCGCTGCAGGTTATATGACATAAATTATCACTATATTTCATTGAGTTATAGAGTtatataagatttttaatttgaataaaaatggtATTCGtagcattaatatttaataataatatacttactatcatctgtatttattatattttctttaaaaaaaacatgtttataaatttaatattgacatttCTACAAtgaaatgctattataatagcggtttatgaataatagtttaatcaataaaaatgcaTAGTCGTATAGCAGTCGTTCTTAACCTGTGTTCCTTGGACTTAGAATAAATGTTCcaccaacattttaaaatcggcggaaaaatattataaaatggtgaaatattttttattgattttattattttttactggctaatttgtaatttgtatgtaaaCTATTTTATGCTATACATGCATtgtttaatatactatacaattgtatgtatataaattgtattttatagtgTGCTGTGTTCCgtgaaaatcttataaaatattaagtgtttcgtcataaaaaaaaggttaaaaacCACTGTCATACtgatatagataggtataatatgtacctacaatagtCCTGTTTAATAAAGTTTGTTCAATTGAATGTTGTTTATTAACCCACAAAAATGAGTAAATtgcatacttaaatatttaatgtttgacattttatatatattacaacttaTTGCAATGGAATTttctttaagaggacgctactcTAACATTTTTAGAGAAtttgttgtatccgtcttacaagtCTAATTTTTTAAGTTGCTTGAGTATATTcttttaggtatacctaacatttaacattttaatggaaGATTCCCtacaagtttttctaccttttacaaaaaaaaaagcctTAACGGAAAATATTGCTATTTACAATCAtgagatattttcaatttttttactttcttgattgtTAATCAAGTAATtatggtaattgaaattaaaaaagtctgaattttgaaaacttcaagaatttgtgttaaataggaaaataataaaaatgttactgAGTCatgtgggtaatttagctagctttaatataaaatattaatgagagagattcgATATCACAGCCAAGtggtataaccacttgaatccataaaaacgccGGCGTGAACAGTCCaaaaatttctattatttaacttttctcctaaattatgatagctagaaagttggctgataactcattaaaaagggattatcaagtagatattaaatatggaattaaagtttttttttttaatttatgtatttttttacagataaaaaaagtgttatttttggctagattttcatttagcgaggtagtTTTCCGAAACTGGAacacggattttgttgttttgagtcttgttagattcacattggctaggagaagtgcagtgaagattttcagaactttatctccaatcgttagctcactacaaagctgtaaagctgaaaaacatcgaAAATTccagtaaaatttgttttatttttttttaatgttctgtagtgaattaaatattaaagataaagttatgaaaattttcactgcacttctcctaaccaatttgaatctaacaagaccccaaacaatgAAATCCTCTATgtggtttcggagatctatctcactaaatgaaaattaaaagattttatATGGTGCTGTTCACACAGACATTTTTCgtgatttaaattgttataccgcttgggtgtgatatcagttaatacatttctaaaaattaagaatcaagaaagtttacatgccgattcCTGACTTGCCAagcctttttttttagttaagaaatttcattatttacacAAGGATGAATGACACAGTGTCTCTTcacagaataattttttctatgcaATGATCTATCTATGAATAATTCAAATccaacacatccattacaatgacatatTCGACAACTATTGTACACTGCTCCTGTCTTgcacctttttaaaaataacttgcCTATCGTTGCAgctaatttcaaaaactatttaacgTAAAAGCGGTTAACTTACTTTCACAATCTaagaagtaataaaaaattttcaatttcataaatatttttagaactgtattaaatttcataaaatgtgcACCCAAACGGGTTTTAGTATGTAGGCGCTGCTAAGGATGTAATTTAAACCCAATCTTTTCTGTAGTATAGGGGAGAATATCCCTGACAATCACATGTTTGATCAGGTTACACAGGATCTATGTGGGACTTGTCACCTGTAGGAGAAGAtttataaacatacctataaGCTCAAAATGATTTGAATCGTGAACGCCAGGTATTTGGTAATTGGTATCACGATTGTTAGTTTAAGTCATAAACACTGGTTTAATATGTATTGGTTATAACTATTAAGCAACAATTACTGACGCGCCCCTCGTCAGTGGTGGTGCTGCGtcgatttattttcaaaaagttaGCAAGTATAAGTGaaccaaataaacaatataatattcggtAGTCCTCTTCTAATCCTCGAAAGACCATCACCATAATCAGACTTTGATGAATGCGATGCTTGACGGTTTAATTACTttatagtattagtataaatgaataataaataataatacgacaatatgattatgaataagtataatatataatatcgtacaacTGGACAATTAACTGTGACAGTACACACACACCGTATACACACTGTACGACGGTGCTTGTGTAAGTGAGTATTACATACATCAAAGGCCCTATATAGATCCACAACCGAGGTCATATTATATCCGTATAGAGAGTGAGTCGTATACTAGTATAACtagatactaaattgtacacacgtgtcaaggttgactactaatattaattgtatacttcAACAGACTTCAATAGTTTAAGTTAGATTTAAGGTATATTCCCTATTTTTTGAGTTCTGTGGTCATTGCACCTGACCACAGAGACCCCCTCCCCATAATAAACTTGAATCATCGTAATTCCTGTGGTAGTTTGTTCCTGTTCCTCGGTGTCGTCGTGCACCTAAGATTGCCTATCCGGAATTTATGAGGCGTAGGCATTGGTCAGGTATATGTGTAATTGGGTTCGGTGGGATCGCGAATAGTTCTTCGGGTAGCGCTGTAGATTTGGCGCAAACACTAGgctaattgtaaaataagtattttattataaatagttatttaaaaattataatatttccaaaataatgatagaaGATAGCGTTGAAAGCGActggtattttgttttataagtgGAATTAAGGAAGAGacataatattagatactttttttctttttccctCAATCACCCCCAGCATTCTCGATGacattccattttattttagtccgTGCTTTAAGCTAGAAGGGGGATAGTCATAAACCTGATACTAGGATTCTGAAATATTCGAAATACTGCCACACCCCAGTTTGCTGCGGTTTCATTTCGCTGCCAATTTAATCCCAATTTTTCGCCATCCCATAACGCcgcataatttaaaaacaatttttgtttcgTAACGTAGTtgttaatatttagtttgtatAACGATCGATTGTTACAACGGGTCATTTATCGTGTGAAACGATCTTagtatacgatttttttatataattaatatgcaatTATTGAATACTCTATaaagtatactatatagtaaaaatagttGAAGTAgttgaaatgtaattttattttgaatttatattttggttttatttatgattttataaaatgttatttcatttcactatttcaataagtaaatggttttaagttaaacattttatatgtttttattctatattatacggaaacatatacatatatagaaatactgtataaagtataaacctcATAATCTGTAATTTAGTCTTAGgctgatataaaataaagtaccaagcgttctataaaaaaaaaattaactcttaacttaactaagttcaccaaaaattattttaatcactttTTGTTATTCATGTATACTAACTTAATTTaactgtgttaaaaataataattactttcctATCCTtcctgataaaatattttgtcttatcCATGTATTTTTATCGATGGAAGCatcttatcatattattcttCCTCCTTTTGTCTAAAATTATTGATTcgcctaaattaaattaaattatttcttattctatcctcccTAACCACTCTTCACATAACACACACacctttttttcatattatatttgctaCAGTCAACTTCTATTCAGTTGTATTGTTTGCTGTCTATATTCAAATTCTATATTTGAACATTGTGGTGTTTCAGGTCCTACAATCTGAACTCAATATTTTTGCGAATTGGGCACGCAGTCTTAGCATTGGTCAGTACAAACAAATAATGTCACATTATGTCTTTTTATAGAAAGCACTCTACTATGCACTATAACTATTCTTTTAATGGCACTATTCTTGACAGTGTTTTCCTTTATTTAGATCTTGCCATCTTGGTATTCATTATACTCCATCACTGAACTTGAGCATCATATAAATGACACGGTaggtaaaactttaaatatcttGGGATTTATTAAGCGCAATACCAAACAGTTTTTGACTGTTCGTTGTCTCTGCACATTATATTTCTCATTAGTACGTTCAATATTGGAATATGTAGTGGTAGTATGACATCCTTACTTAGCTAAAGATGAATGAAGACTCGAGCGTGTCCAAAATAGGTTTCATTCCTACATTGCCCATATTATCATGAATATAGTACACCCTCCTCGTGATtattccttataagttataagttataacgtagTATATTGGAAATACCACTACTATCATTACGTTGACAAGATGCTGATGAGCACTTCATAACATCGCTCCTAGGTGGCACTATAGACGCTCCAACGTAAGTCTTCGAATCCCTTCCTTCTTCTCCAGAAATCACTCCCTTTTTCAAGTTCCAACCCTCAAAACATCCTATGTACACAATCACCCTTTACATAGAATGCTCCGTaaactaaataatgttaatattgattttaatatttaataaatttattagttataagtttgCTGTACGCCTGTACGCCTGTACTATatcactataatactattatgtttatatcGAGTTGTATTTTCTATATGTTCTGTTTTACTATGtgttataaacatttactaagtattaatatattgaatttaaaatgttatcataaaacTTCCCATTggcgtttataaataaataaaataaaaaaataaaaatctttacaATACGACTACCATTATAACTGCtttatattttgacttttgatcTCAATGACATCTTTTTGTCACACAAAATACTTGGCACTCCTCTCCACTTCAATCACGGACAAATAATCCTATTTCTAACGTCATACTAAAAACCACTATTCTTCTGTACCAGCATTTCTAAGTACTTGGACCTAATAAATTCATACATGACATCATTCCCAATCTTCATTAAATGTCTCGCCAcgatcatttattaattaaatttttcaaaatcatgCACAATTCAACAATTGTCTTTATTTTATTCCTATACATATTTGTATGTTTGGTCCCTCCACTCCAGCAATTTTCACCGTTCTTGAAATTCTCACATTCACACTTTCCATGCTTTTTCTACTAACACAACACTGTCAGAAAACATTATGCACTATAGCCTATAACATTTTACCCTTGtttgtatatttcataatattttcaataactacGAATAACAGGTAGGGGCTCAATACTAAACCTTAGTGcacacttattataaattacttaaataaaataatatacttataaaatcatAAGCTTACCCGTAACagctgtaaatatatataaacgtaattataattgattagtGTTATGAATCATAAACTATTACAAGTAGTATAaggttcaaaataataatgcttatagattaattaataatttccacatcatataaaatattgattttaaacttatattatttataacgattTCAACAAACGTGTATTTGTACCTAAGTATTGAAACTGAAAAGTCACCAAAAATATTCTCTATACCTATCTATGATTAATAATTCACGTTcgaatgacattatattattgtctttagtatattttggtttttaacaataaacacaGATGTAAAATAGAATAAGATTAATACTGTAAATAcactatacaataaaaaataatataataaaatattttatatagtaatatagtaaagTTTATACTATTTTGTACGATATAACAACCTGCAAATGTATCACGAGTGAGGACGTAGGTACACGGTTTTtcatacaacaataaaatatttgaaaacgtttatgaacgtcatttatttttttgtaatgtgaTGGTGTCGGACgtcagtttttaatattatgtaccaataGGTAGGGTCATggctctataatattaaatatatgtagaaTTAGTGCACTTACTTGGATCatctataaatgtatacacataAACAGGTATATTATTAGTACGTTTTGgcataacataaaataagtaCGTTTAAGAATAATTGAAggaaatatttcgttttggaATATACGTATAGTATTAATGAGTGGGGCGTGGATTTTGGAtcctaatattatttgtttacatgTACATAAATAAAGGGTGTTCAGTAAAACTGTAAGGTTCTAAAAGTGcagtaaaacaccgaaaatcgtgaacttcgtgaAGCTTTGActtaaaactaatgatttccggaaATTTATTGTTGCTAATACATATaggtttctgaaaaaaaattgaaaaactcgCATGGgctctaaattaaatttgtaactaataaattattataattatatgtacaatattataatgcgtttCATAGCAACTGTGACTCGACGCTATCGCACTTTGTGGTGGTTTTGTCCCAAACCGGGGGTTTTTAAACTATAGGATAGAAAAATGTGTAAAGCCCGTTTTTTCGCAAGTTTTATAACAAATGGTAAGATAAGCTGGTATGATTCATTGACTATCTTGTTTAATAgaggtataattttaaaaaagtgtaaaatatttgttcaattttagtaacaattttaaattctccACGCATTAATATGCACTATAGTCCATCCATTCTAAGAACGCTACTGGGCGGCGACCAAAATTCGTCCGATCTCGCGCATTCCCACCACTAAACATTCCCGAACGCTGGCCGCCGTCAACTCTGGCCGCCGccaccgtcgccgccgccgcgccgcTGCTACCGACGGAGCCGCCGTCCTTGACACTGTGACAGTGTTTGTATACAGCGCGTACTATAGTGTTTGCATAATTTTACGTGTTTGTGTACATACACAACATTTTCGTTTTTGCGTGAACACAACTTTTACAGTTTTTTCGTGTTCAAGcacttaattgttttttaatacagtACAACATGGATGTCGTAGATGTTTCTCCTGCCAAAAAAAACCCAAGAGGAAAAGTAAGTGTTTGTATACTATTTCTCTAttgcaaatttttaattatatattttttctttagttAATCGGCACTGGTCAAAAGCAAATCATTATCAATGTATACAAAGATAAAGTCACACAACAGCTCGAAAATCCAGAGATGCCCAAATTGTCCTACAGAGAAATGATCATTGAAGTTTCAAAAACCACCGGTATTGGGCAACGTACGGTACAAACCACATTATCAGAGTATAAGAAAGAAGGTACAGTATCATCGCCCAAcaaaaaaagagttaaaatgACAATACTTGATAAAGTTGACGAGTTTGATAAAAATGCCATAAGGCAAAAAATTCATAGTTTTTGGAGGAAACGTGAGGTGCCAACAGTAAACAAAATGTTAATTGTCATTAATGAAGACGAAACATTACCAGACCTGAAACGTTCGTCCTTTCATAAATTGCTGAAAGATTTACAATTtgagtttgtaaaaaaaaaccgaaacagTGCTCTTTTAGAAAGAGAAGATCTAATATCTTGGCGGCGAggttatttgtataaaataagaaGTTATCGAGTACAGAACCGGCCAATATATTATTTGGACGAGACTTGGGTCAGTGCAGGCGAGACGCATAGCAAAGCGTGGGTTGATACCATGGTCACATCATCAAGGGATGCATTTCTCAGAGGCCTCACCACAAGACAAAAGGAACCATCCGGCAAAGGTAAACGacttattgtattacatatcGGGTCGTCAGACGGTTTTGTCCCTGGGGGCCTTTTGTGTTTTGAATCCAAAACCAACTCGACGGACTACGATGATGAAATGAATGGCGATACATTTTATGAATGGTTTGTTAAAACTCTgccattactaaaaaaaaatgacatcaTTGTAATGGATAATGCTTCGTACCATTCCGTGAAGAAACACAAAATTCCAGTGAGGTCGTGGAAAAAACAAGCAATTATTGACTGGCTTGAAAATAAAGGCGAGATCGTTGAACATTCTACTGTGAAAAACGATTTGATGGAAAGagtcaacaaaataaaaaaaaagtacgacCAATACGTAATTGATGAGTACGCAAAAGACgacaacaaaattatattgcGATTACCTCCATACCACTGCGAGCTTAATCCAATCGAACTCGCGTGGTCGTCTGTGAAGAGTTACGTCCCAACGCATAATAACACCTTCAAATTAAAAGATGTACTCGAGTTGTTAAAAAAAGGCGTGGACATGTAACTCCGGAAATGTGGAAAAATTTTGTAGAACATGTCAAAAATGTGGAAGACAAGTTTTGGGACTTGGAACATATAACGGACGAATTAATGGACGAACTACCCGAAAATGGAGAACGGCATGTTTTGACGATAGGACCAGATGATACAAGTTCTTCTGATTCTGactgatttttttgtattttaactattttgatttttttttgttatttttatttttgtattttaattttttttttagtaaattaatattataaagtgtattttgttatgtacaattattaattttggttgataaaaataaatgaaatataaaaattaattgcaaaaatacaaataaatgcatttataaaaaatttgatattacatacatattatttccaTTGTTGTTGAATACGTAATAGGTGCCCCAGTCAccaggtattatttttttcgtgctGTGTTACTTGAGCCGGTGTATACAAACtaccggcggcggcggtcgtgtTATTAGCCGCCAGTCGCACGTAGCTAGTGGGGGAATTTACGGCAGCGTCTAGATGGTATAGTGGGAGAAATTTGGTTACGAAACCCCGGAGCTCGGTCATTTGGATGCGCGAACGAGTAGCGTTCTTAGGATGGACGTAGTATAGTTTTAGAAACCCTAATGAAAAACACCACGAGGCGCGTTAGCGTCAAGTCACAGTTACTACGAAACGCActatggtacatattatactaaatttgtaaaaagtccatggaaggggggggggggttgtatCACCCTTGAGCATGTCCATGTTAcacattgtatattaaaatattacctatttctGTATAGGGAAAATGGCAAAAAActggaaatttataaaaattaatattaaattaatattaaatttacggATGTACAAAGATTaatgttatgaattttaataaatattaaataggcaatcataaaaaatatagaaaaaactattaatttacattctcaaaaaataaaatctataaaaaactattttattaaaatgcatagTGATAGTAAGGTACTATAACCAGTGTTGAGTtgtatctagatacatttatctagataatttatctagatgaaaattaagtacctttatcttatctagatgaataaattatataatatctaattggtATCTAAGATTTAAGTTATGGAAATCTAcataaatatctagataaatctCGTTTTATAATGCACGTTTTTCATTTAGTCATTTtccatcaaatattataataatatgatactacgCAAGTATGTTTAATGACGATTCATTATTATCGAATTAACAATAGCACCCGTACGCCGACCGCAGACGCTGTCGAGGTCGTATATCAATACAAGCTGTTATACCCCACGATAATATCCCGTCGATCAGTAAATAATGtggaaaaaactaaaattagttCTCGACCGGCAAGAATACACACGCACATCTATTTTGTATTGACAATACCAATTCCCAATtggatgttataaataataatatttgtactataatttaatttctttaccAGATACTAGTCACTACTCACTAGACTATACTTTGGTCAGTCGTATATTTTGTTACACGTTGAAATTGGTACCTACTGtatgctaaatataatatataggtatttaaatattttatatgtatatttattcattagataatatatttttgacactAGACACCTTGAAACGAGCCTTCCTGGTTTGCATCCCTTAAAAAATTACTCAACCAAGAATCCAATAAAATGTCAagcattaatacaaattaactatTGTAAGATATAAATCTAGATGAAAAAATTTTATCtacatatttatctagataaaaattgaatattctaTCTTGATATTAATCTAGATATTGATTTAGCTAGTAatctaatatttatctagatgttATTTTTGCTATCTGAACTCAACACTGACTATAACTCACTACTCTCAACacataataatgcaataatttatcaagcaatttttttttagaaaaagacAGAATGTTTTATATACCAATGAAATGTTCAAAAGcttatagatatttttgttaCCACTTTTCAGTTATTAGACATTATTTCAATACAAACATAGGTATTTGTCCATAATGACTTTTCATCTATTCTTCGtcacagaataaataaataaaatataatatacaagtcgacaaaatgtatagtttatattaattacacattgtaatttaaaataaatgtattcaaatttaccaCAACTCAAATTGCGTTTCTTATTAACTgcaaatttataaacataaatattttatttttgga
Coding sequences within:
- the LOC132950594 gene encoding uncharacterized protein LOC132950594 — protein: MDVVDVSPAKKNPRGKLIGTGQKQIIINVYKDKVTQQLENPEMPKLSYREMIIEVSKTTGIGQRTVQTTLSEYKKEGTVSSPNKKRVKMTILDKVDEFDKNAIRQKIHSFWRKREVPTVNKMLIVINEDETLPDLKRSSFHKLLKDLQFEFVKKNRNSALLEREDLISWRRGYLYKIRSYRVQNRPIYYLDETWVSAGETHSKAWVDTMVTSSRDAFLRGLTTRQKEPSGKGKRLIVLHIGSSDGFVPGGLLCFESKTNSTDYDDEMNGDTFYEWFVKTLPLLKKNDIIVMDNASYHSVKKHKIPVRSWKKQAIIDWLENKGEIVEHSTVKNDLMERVNKIKKKYDQYVIDEYAKDDNKIILRLPPYHCELNPIELAWSSVKSYVPTHNNTFKLKDVLELLKKGVDM